A region of the Enoplosus armatus isolate fEnoArm2 chromosome 8, fEnoArm2.hap1, whole genome shotgun sequence genome:
CTGGTTGAAATCGACGCCAAAAACCACATGTACATACTCATCAATAAGCTGGAGACAGTTGAGGCAGCCTCGCCGATCACGTGAGAATCCTCAGCCGTATATTTGTAGATTTTTAGTATCTGTTAGAGTAATTAACACTATTGCATCAATGTTTTTGAATCATGTTAATATTCATATAAACTGTTTAACCATCACAGAACCTATTTGTTGAATaatctttgttttccttgtgtgtgtgtgtgtgtgtgtgtgtgtgtagtagtcCTACCAATCCAAAGATGGGCCTGCTGTTTGTGATCCTGAGTGTTATTTTCATGAAAGGAGGCGTTGTCCGAGAAAGTGAGTGAGAGCGTTCAACTATTCATTGCTCTTTCCAAGTAGGCATTCAATTACATACAccgcattttcattttgtggcattaatgtgtgtgtgaaaaatatctggctgtgttttgtgctgtagACCTCATCTGGAATACTCTCAAGAGACTCCGTGTTGACCCTGGGTAAGGCCAGATTTATACATCTGTATGTGTATTGTTCTGATAATTATCAACGTAACATATTCATGACTTTGaatgttgtcttttgtttctgttcattaCGACGACGCCAATCGTCTCCAGAGGGAAACATGAAGAGTTTGGCGATGTAAAGAGGGTGGTCACAGACGAGTTTGTGCGTCAAAGGTAAGAATGAACAGTTGTCTTGTCAGTTCAGTCAGCATGAAGAAGACCTTCAGTTACAtttagtgtgtttacatgcacaccagGAACCAGgatacacatttacagtctgTTAGTGCAGGGTGTTTGGTTATAGTTTGACTTTGCATGGTATTTTACAAATACAAggatgtatttttatgttgtgttcttttctttcatcccATCTGCTGTCACAGTGATATTTTTAGTGCGCACTTGTAAAAGGCCAAAATAGAAACTTGTAAACATGGCCAAGAAACTGGCTTTCTGCAGGAGAAGTCTAGCAGGGGAAACCAGGTATCTTGCGAAACAAAGGAGGGCAGCCATTGAAAGCTGAAAAAGTAAATATGTGCACAAATACCAGGTTCCTTCACTACATGTAAACATGTTCTCTGATTACCTAGGTAACCTGCTTTCTCTGAATAATCTACTTCCtgtcttgtgtgcatgtaaaaatactgatgGTTTCTTGTGGATTCCTGAAATCTGGTTTCTCTAATCTCCTCCCCCGATTATGGAAACCAGAATTCTCATTTACGAGATGTTTTAAGGACTCAGGTTAATGTAATCTGGCTCcctgtgcatgtaaacacactgattgTCCCCCACAGCTGGAGGTGTGAATACCCGGGCTATCGGATTCTGAGCCTGCAGCTGGATGATAGCTCAGTCATCTAATCCAGCATATCTGTGATCAGAAGGTCACAGGTTCAAGCCCTGCTGGGGTCACTGTATTTCACTGTACTGGTGTGTTCAGAGCCAGTGTCTGTCAGACCATAGACTCTTGGTTTATACCACACCACAGAGCAGCATGGGGGCGGAAGAAACCAGACCACTACAGCAGAGTGGCTGGACCAGCACCGACTCCAAACAGGATCACTACATTATTGGCTTCTTGGCGCCAACATAGAtttcttgttgtgtttcatcagtttacaccgtgtgtgtgtgtaggtaccTGGAATACGTGCGAATCCCTCACACAGAGCCATTAGAACATGAATTCCGATGGGGTCAACGTGCTGAGATGGAAGTGTCAAAAGCCAAAATCCTCGAGTTCATTGGTCAAGTAAGTAACAGTGTATTCCTGCTATTGTACGTGAAGTTAGTCGGTAAACAGAATATTTGTACCTAATGGAGGTTTGGTGTTTGATCTCAGCTTCATGAACAGGACCCTcagagctggagccagcagtACAGAGAAGCCCACTCCATCTCCAACTCATCGCAGGCCAGCACCAGCAGCCAGAGATAACCGCCCCAGTATTACACTGTCTTTTcccttcattttatttattctgggCGTTGATGCTGAAAGAGAGAAGCTGCATCAGTGCCACGTTTTCCTTGAGCTCACAGTGAAGACGCACAAATCTACTGTTACAATACGAGACGTAAAGCCGAGGAGTCTGTTTAACTATCTATTCAAACCCTGCTTATATTACATATTAGTGTGTTCATACTTACCTTTTAGTCTGTTGAGTCTCAGAAACATTTAATATCGCACACAATTAGTCAGGtatccatttttattttattgcctGGACTTTAAAGTAACAGTTACTTGTTGAagttcagaaaataaaaacttttacAGATTCAACATCAATAATTGCATTGATTGATATtgtattttcattaatttctcacacacacacacacacacacacacacacacacacacacacacacacacacacacacacacacacacacacacacacacacacacacacacacacacacacacacacacacacacacacacacacacacacacacacacacacacacacacacacacacacacacactgctgttagACAAGAGGACATTTCAGTCCAAGTACCTCTTTGACATCCTAGTTGCTACATATCACAGAGCTCAGGACACACCGGCACAATCGCACATTTACATAGAGAAGAGCAGTATGACGAAGCCGTGACCAGAGATACAGTTTGACcgaacagaaaacacaagtttAGATTTGACACTGTGGATTTGCTACGGCTGACAGTGAGAAGTgaaggtgtgtttttaaagggacGACTCGATATTTTAGACTCTAGTTTTCTGACTGAGACACTCGTCACATTGTGTGGAAAGACGTACATGCGTTTATTTACACTGACGTGTGCTGGCATCCCCCTTTTTTCTTGAAAATAAAGATCCCCTGAGAaaaattgtattttctattGCTCCCCAGGTGACAAAGTAACTGTCAAACTTAATACTGATGCTTTTGAGAAGCACAGGATCCTGAATCACAAAGCGAGATCAGTCCGTTAGCCGGCTATCTTTGGGTTTATTTCTGGTTTCCTGGTACCATGAAGCTGGTTCACTTTTAAATGTGACTCACGCTGCAGGGCCAATCAGATCCCTGGAAAAAACGTCATTATTCCCACAGGATCCTGACCAAAAAACAGAGTTCTTCCAGGATTTCCACGTGTCcatcctttttaaaacaaaacttctAACAAGCTGAGGGCTATTTTACCACCATCAATCTATCTAAATACAAAATGAGCATTTTACtttgaatgtttatttaatttccaaCAGTGTCGATAGCTTTTAAACTCTTATCCGCACATTGTTAATTAGCACCCCGTAAATTGTAAGTGCAACATGTCGCTCAGATAGACCTCGTTAGACTACTTTTCACCTCCCTACATTTctcacattcattatttttcattttgaaagtgtaTCACAAATTCACATGTCAAGATATGATTTCTACATGTTTTCACAGCTTCttattctttttgttgtgtgacCCAGAAACCCAGAATTAACGGCGTCCGTTGATGAGCAGCTTCATGATACCATCCAGGTTCACTGATGTTAGACTCAGTGAAGCCGGGTAACCCGAAGACCACCACGCTGAGTGGAACTTGCTTTGTGATGCAGCCCCCAGACCTTGACCCAAGTAAACCTGATCACAACACAGCTGCACTAAACAGATCGAGACCATAAACGTGgtcaaaccaaccaaccaacaaacaGCCAGTCATCTTTGAAAtatcttcatatttaaaaagaacatgAGAAAATGAGCCATGTTAGTTAAAAACATactacagtacaaacacagtgCAAGGCCTGCGTCTGCCTCCAGTGTGAGTCTGTGTATGGAGGGTGCATAGAGTACTCCTGTATATTTGACTTATATGAGGCACATCATGGTATTGGGCAGTTAAAGTGCCAAATGTCCTCTCTAGTTTCCTTCAGCATTTGTACCAAAGTCAACACCGTGAcaactcctccctctttttccactGTGACGAGTAACAGAACCACATCCACCCGAAAACCGATCACCAGAGTCATTCGGATACTCGTGTGATGTGCCTCTGTGACTGTAGAGACATGATACGAAATGACTCCAACTTGTGGGCCAGTTCAGGTTTAAGGAATCGTTTGacacttttttgctttcttgctgagagttagatcaATACCAccaggcggttagcttagcttagctcactaattaacaccttACATCTCGTTTGTTGAATACTTACAAAAGTGAGACACtagacacattttgcatttatttacacTGTCATGTGCTGCCATCCTTTCTGGAAAACAAGGGCCCCCTGAGGAAACTGGactttgtatttcttcttcaggtgaAGCTAATTAAAAGGTACCCTGTGTAGTTTTTGACCACTGGTTCACAGTGGTCTgttggtttcacactattcagCTGATTGACAGTTGGCGGCGCCAAGAAACAACGTCAAAGTCAGTGTAGAAGAAGAAGCTAGttaacatggatgtaaacaatttAAGCACCATTTAAAACATTAGAAATCGGCTCTGCAAATGTTTTGAGGAGGGATACACAAcatgttttggtgagaaacactggaTGTAAACATTACATACGTTTAACTATTAAATTCAATACTATGTTTTTGAGAGTCTTGTTGTGACTGTGAGGTTGTCAGGCAGCCAGTGGAGACTtcaggccaagaaatagtcccacacataaCCCCCCATCAATctatctaaatctaaatcttttGTATGGATTAACAGGATGTAGTTAAGCGgttactgagctttagaggtgcttgtaggaagatttatttaacctttttcacagagccaagctagccgtttcccactatttcattttcatctaagtttcatatttagcgtacagacacGAGTGTGGTATCGATCCTCtcaactctcggcaagaaagcaaataagcgcgTTTCTCAAAGTGTCAAGCGTTTCGCTAAAGTCTCATTCAGCATCATTACCGAAGCCAACACTGcaaaccctcctcctctcctcttcgtACCACTGGTAACTAAACAGCCGCTCAGAAAGAACCTGCTCACCAGTTGTTTTCATTCTCATATGATGCGCTTCTGTCAATGCAGAGGCAAGATGCAAGTGGCTCACACCGACATGCCAGTTCAAGTTCGGACCTGACTGTTGGGCTGTTTGAATGGTGTTATGTTGGTTAATGCGTTAGCATgagaagggaagaggaaatGCAAAAGACAAAGAGATACGAGTGACTTGGTTCAAGAATATCCAAACCTGGTCCACTGGCCAGTGTTCAGCAGTAGTAGTTCATTTTTCACAGTAAAGGAAGCCTCTTCTTCATATCGCAGACATTTGGCCTGAGCACTGCAGTATAAAGTGCATTTACAATGGAAATGCCACAGACGAAATGTCTCTTTCATACATCACAAAGTTTCCATTTCATCACAATGACCACAATAACAATGAACACTATGATTACTTAAATTAAAAAGGCCACTTTCCATGAGGGTGGGTGGAAATGAAACCAGCCCCCTGTTGCGTTTCCTCTTCAGATGTGGTCTGGGACCGTCTCTAACGCCTCCGCCGGTTCTCTGTCCACGTCCACGTTCtaagaaagagacaaaactcATACGCTCTATCTGATGccagtgtgtatttttaaactATTAAACTATTACAGATGTTACTACCAAGCTGTCATAATCCAGATAAGAGAAGAGATGAGTTTTAGTGAGTGACTGTGATTTTTGTAGCCTAATTAACATCATTGTAAGTGTCCCTGTGGATATCAAGTTATGGGACAGCTGTAAAATGGCAGTGGTGGTATTATAacttagtacatttactcaagtactgcactttaGTACCACATTTAGGTACTAATTGTAATTCActtttttactccattacattatTTAGTTAAATGCTTATAAAACATGATACGTTGTTAAATTAAACTAtctaaataaagtaaaatgtttaaatgtttttatgtttatatttatacattaacacattaatgtTTCAGTATATTATGGTTGACAAGAAGCTCTGTGGACACAACGTttcttaaagaaaaagaaatgtttttatttaccactggtttgtccctgtgtgtgttgacgGCTTCAATGTTGAGGAAGACAGACTCCACTTTACAacctgagacagaaaaagacaaacggCAACAGAGAGAGGTTGTGACGTACGAGTCTGATAAAAAAGTTTCATGGAGTCGTGGTGCTgatgacagaagaggaagaagcagtgGGAATCCAAtaggagacagaaagggagcTGTCATCGCGTGAGAAGAGAAGCGAGACTGACCGTAGGCGACTGGGGTGAGTTTCAGAACCGTGTGGAGAGGACACTTCAGGTAGGGCAGCTCATCTGACACACGGGGGGGAGAGAAAGTCATATTTGTTTCATGATAATATGATGTAGATCTAATTGTAAAACCGAGGAATcgcatgaaaagacaaaaccaaccaatgagtttgtgtttgtgttttattcaatcCTAATGTCACCTCACTGAGTCTTCTGCTGTCCCTCTGGAGGCAAATGTCCACCCACTTTGGAGGCATTAAAAAGGTGGGAAGCTACGTGGAAAATGAGTAGtgttattgtaaataaatgtattttctctcacGAGCACTCTTGTCCAGGAAGTAGGCGAGCAGACATCTCATCACAGCCTGGTGACAGATGACTAAAACGTTCTCCTGCCTCTCCAGCTCCATGATGACCGGCTCCAGACGCTGGACCAGGTCCTCGTACGACTGGTGCACAGACAAGCACAGAGGTTCAGTTCAGCTTCACTGTGGTGTGcttacacaaatacatacagtaaaaacaagACACTAgtgttgcttttctgttttatatctttgtaaattgaatatctttggagttttggactgttgatcggactaaacaagcaatatgaagCCTTCACTTTGGCTCTGAGAAATATTGACAGacgtttttcactattttctgacattttatcgacTAAATGCTTATTTGATATTTATCCCGGTGCATATCTGAAATGTTCTGGTTTCACAGTGGAAAGACAAGGCAGAGCCTCGAACCAAAGCCTTACAGGGTCTGTAAAGTTCAGGTTCTGGGAGGCTCCAGGTTATGGGTCTTTAATTTTAAGGTCCATGTTTCACACGGTGACAAAATCTGCCTCCGCAAGATTTCCAGCCAAATCGCTGTTAAGTTAAATAGAATAAGGAGAAAAGGGTGGAACGTTTGAAAACCTTTTCTTGTTAATTACActctccttcctcacctctcctttaGGGTAGCGGTAGCGATACTTGTCTTGGTCCCTCAGTGCAAACTCCTCTGGGTAATTCTCCTGAATCTCCTCATACGTCATGTCCTCACAAACCCCCTgagacagcagaaaaacagagaatctaaaacacacatctctctttctctgacataataaaaatacatatttgtgaAATAACACAAACTATGAACATGTTGTAGACACAAATATGTCCATCACACAGTATGAAAAtgctatgaacacacacacacacacacacatgcatattcacACCACTCACAGCGTCTATCTCATTGAGGGCCTTCCACTGTTCATACTGGACTCCCAGAGCCTCTGCAGTCTGGATGGTCCTCTTCATGTGGCTCGTCCACACCTTCAGGTCACTGATACACTGCCCACGCATGTACGTACCCAGAGCACTGgcaaactgacagacacacagggaggACGTAAGAATAGAAGAAGGACGTGTGATAATAtgcagtccacacacacacggaccaAAGACTGCTAACCTTTGCCCCGCGAGGAGACAGCCCAGAGTCCCCCCCGATGCGACCCACGAGGTTGAGTTCGCTCTCTCCGTGGCGACACAGGTAGATGGATCTCGGGGTGACGTGGATGTTCATGAGGTAGTAGACTATCCTGCTCTGAATGTGGTCTTGGACCCGGTTCACCAGGTATCTGCTGCCCACGTTGAAGATCTTGATGTACGACAAGTTCCTGCATACAGACAAGAAGAGGACAGTACGTGGTAGGTCATCTTCACTGAATAAAAGTAAGATGCAGTTTCTTGctgagtcagatgagaagattgagaaGCTATAATCAGAagtgggttagcttagcttagcataaagactggaaacagggggaaacagctagcctggctctgtccgaaggtaacaagCACCTCTAAgtctagtttgtttaatctgtataaaTTCAGAAGTGTACAGGGAGTTGTGTGTGGTACTGTTTTGTGGCCGGGCGCAGTCATAAGCATTTTTCCCACAATgctgaactgtccctttaagaaGCAAGTCTGGTTAATAAAGAGGGGAACGTTTAGGTCTCTGATGGGACACAAAATCCTTTCTCCTGCAGGTCACTCCTGCACCCCGACCTCCACGTCATTACTTTGCACCTCGCTCCATAAAAATGACACACTACTTCTTGCATAGGCACTGAAATCGTGAGGATGTAAATAGGAACACATTGCCGATGCGGTCACCTGTCCTTGTTGTCATCCAGGGGGACGTAGGTCAACTTGTAACACTCGATCCTCTTCAGGAAGTCAGCCACAGCCTCGTCTTTGTCACAGTCTACATAGTCAGGACTGCTCAGCTTCACTTGCTgttttgagaaagagagagtttgaAGGGCTTCAGTGAGACATCAGACTACAGTGCACGTCCTCATGTCACTTTTAGGGGATGCAATGTTTTCATATTCTAAACCTTTGTTACTTTCGTCTGTCAGGTTTGCACTTCTGAGTGTTCGATGTTGGATTCAACAAACTCTACAAACTGCAAACTGCTCAGATTTATTGTAAATTACTCTTCAACTTCATGAATGTCACCAATTTCATTCTTGT
Encoded here:
- the ndnl2 gene encoding necdin-like 2, producing the protein MTQRKRLSTTQSSSQSRRQPGILVAQEEDEDPTFTQPSTSQVHRGLEKLTPAQVDQKTAEVVQYFLVKDQKKIPVRRADLVKHVVKEYRNIYPEIIKRAACTFDKVFGLQLVEIDAKNHMYILINKLETVEAASPITSPTNPKMGLLFVILSVIFMKGGVVRENLIWNTLKRLRVDPGGKHEEFGDVKRVVTDEFVRQRYLEYVRIPHTEPLEHEFRWGQRAEMEVSKAKILEFIGQLHEQDPQSWSQQYREAHSISNSSQASTSSQR
- the LOC139289389 gene encoding 6-phosphofructo-2-kinase/fructose-2,6-bisphosphatase isoform X2, which gives rise to MSGTQRPLTQNPLEKTWVPWMKSRLSQRRGSSVPQFTNSPTMIVMVGLPARGKTYISKKLTRYLNWIGVTTKVFNVGQYRRDATRSYNSFEFFRPDNAEAMKIRKACAVAALKDVCDYFTRELGQVVVFDATNTTLERREVILGFAKENGYKVFFVESICDDPEIIAENIKQVKLSSPDYVDCDKDEAVADFLKRIECYKLTYVPLDDNKDRNLSYIKIFNVGSRYLVNRVQDHIQSRIVYYLMNIHVTPRSIYLCRHGESELNLVGRIGGDSGLSPRGAKFASALGTYMRGQCISDLKVWTSHMKRTIQTAEALGVQYEQWKALNEIDAGVCEDMTYEEIQENYPEEFALRDQDKYRYRYPKGESYEDLVQRLEPVIMELERQENVLVICHQAVMRCLLAYFLDKSAHELPYLKCPLHTVLKLTPVAYGCKVESVFLNIEAVNTHRDKPVNVDVDREPAEALETVPDHI
- the LOC139289389 gene encoding 6-phosphofructo-2-kinase/fructose-2,6-bisphosphatase isoform X1, translating into MNGAKITQDGAEPQGGAGRTLRFQRPHASVPQFTNSPTMIVMVGLPARGKTYISKKLTRYLNWIGVTTKVFNVGQYRRDATRSYNSFEFFRPDNAEAMKIRKACAVAALKDVCDYFTRELGQVVVFDATNTTLERREVILGFAKENGYKVFFVESICDDPEIIAENIKQVKLSSPDYVDCDKDEAVADFLKRIECYKLTYVPLDDNKDRNLSYIKIFNVGSRYLVNRVQDHIQSRIVYYLMNIHVTPRSIYLCRHGESELNLVGRIGGDSGLSPRGAKFASALGTYMRGQCISDLKVWTSHMKRTIQTAEALGVQYEQWKALNEIDAGVCEDMTYEEIQENYPEEFALRDQDKYRYRYPKGESYEDLVQRLEPVIMELERQENVLVICHQAVMRCLLAYFLDKSAHELPYLKCPLHTVLKLTPVAYGCKVESVFLNIEAVNTHRDKPVNVDVDREPAEALETVPDHI